The proteins below are encoded in one region of Lactuca sativa cultivar Salinas chromosome 3, Lsat_Salinas_v11, whole genome shotgun sequence:
- the LOC111892875 gene encoding uncharacterized protein LOC111892875, with protein sequence MGGHGGLNILPQKRWNVYNFDNREKVRQDEEAAAKEEQLKREQSRKRDTDFRVEQLRQARGLASNSASSHQSTAVSAADPAPTPEAEPKSKHINLFEGIRIFDPVDVDKKRIEPFGNEKRKGGFKRMKKEPEPPKVVLPEDEKYRLGYGVAGKGVKLPWYLEKRPNGDDDVDNNYSEETVVTNSSKKKSVEELREERLKREAREKERERALMQKHKHKNGRGGYYSTR encoded by the coding sequence ATGGGAGGACATGGAGGTCTGAATATTCTCCCTCAGAAACGTTGGAATGTGTACAATTTTGACAACCGAGAAAAAGTTCGCCAAGACGAAGAAGCCGCGGCCAAAGAAGAGCAACTCAAGCGCGAACAATCTCGCAAGCGCGACACCGACTTCCGCGTCGAACAGCTACGCCAAGCCCGCGGATTGGCTTCGAATTCGGCTTCCTCACACCAATCCACCGCTGTCTCAGCAGCCGATCCAGCACCCACACCCGAAGCGGAGCCAAAGTCAAAGCATATTAACTTGTTTGAAGGAATCAGGATATTTGATCCAGTTGATGTTGATAAGAAGAGGATTGAACCATTTGGGAATGAGAAAAGGAAAGGGGGattcaagaggatgaagaaggagccGGAGCCTCCAAAGGTGGTTTTGCCAGAGGATGAGAAGTATAGGTTAGGGTATGGAGTGGCTGGAAAAGGCGTAAAGCTACCATGGTACTTGGAAAAACGCCcaaatggtgatgatgatgtaGATAACAATTATTCTGAGGAGACAGTAGTAACTAATAGCAGTAAAAAGAAGAGTGTTGAGGAATTACGGGAAGAAAGGTTGAAGAGAGAAGCAAGAGAAAAGGAAAGGGAACGAGCTTTGATGCAGAAACACAAGCACAAGAATGGTAGAGGAGGATATTATTCAACAAGGTAA
- the LOC111892893 gene encoding uncharacterized protein LOC111892893 isoform X1, producing the protein MGTRTNFYKNPSFTYNKDFDLNSVLQNLKAYNAATGNPTTPDDESASSKGKGPLQSNRCKRRRISPSMAKRHEIEESDGPMSHHDYIQKIRKEANSIEAFEELTNKVLAGEGEGLASGGRLVLGYDSDASSDFSEREETMDPLPESAGNINSGNDVITERRSQRFPIPGEPVCVVCGKYGEYICDETDDDICSMDCKAELLDNLKNSQGPPTPSNQILVKGPKFQLQVSETDTWDFNRHRWSTKRSILSSYQCWKCKKAGHLAEDCLVIMESNPQSLSSAHQASSVIPKDLLELYKRCHKMGKKYTGAGCNACNSLSSLGACLDCRITLCDSGGHVVEHIQTHPSHTKYYSFKLNRLVKCCKSSCKVTDIKDLLACHFCFDKAFDKFYDMYNATWKAAGISIIAGSICCEDHFAWHRMNCLNAGVEDSAYIFKKHNMHMGSQKRSQLSDFIF; encoded by the exons ATGGGAACGAGAACAAACTTCTACAAGAACCCTTCTTTTACATATAACAAAGATTTCGACCTCAACTCAGTTCTTCAAAATCTAAAAG CTTATAATGCTGCCACCGGAAATCCAACTACGCCGGATGATGAATCGGCCTCCAGTAAGGGAAAAGGCCCCTTACAATCTAACCGCTGCAAGCGGCGGAGGATTTCACCTTCCATGGCTAAAAGACACGAAATTGAAGAAAGTGATGGACCCATGTCTCACCATGATTATATTCAGAAAATTAG GAAAGAAGCTAATTCGATTGAAGCCTTTGAGGAATTAACTAATAAAGTGTTG GCGGGTGAGGGTGAGGGTTTGGCCTCTGGTGGACGATTGGTGTTGGGGTATGACA gtgATGCAAGTAGTGATTTCTCAGAAAGAGAAGAAACCATGGATCCTCTTCCTGAAAGTGCTG GAAATATAAACAGTGGCAATGACGTAATAACAGAAAGAAGGTCACAGCGGTTTCCTATTCCTGGAGAGCCTGTATGTGTGGTGTGTGGCAAATATGGGGAATATATATGTGATGAG ACTGATGATGATATCTGCAGCATGGATTGCAAAGCTGAGCTTTTGGACAATCTAAAAAATTCTCAG GGGCCTCCAACTCCAAGCAACCAAATATTAGTTAAGGGACCTAAATTTCAATTGCAAGTTTCTGAAACTGACACTTGGGATTTCAACCGTCATCGCTGGTCAACAAAGAGATCTATTCTATCTTCATATCAATG ttggaaatgtaaaaaAGCCGGTCATCTTGCTGAAGATTGTTTAGTCATCATGGAATCAAATCCTCAATCTTTATCCTCTGCTCATCAG GCATCAAGTGTTATACCTAAGGATCTTCTTGAACTATATAAaag ATGCCACAAAATGGGGAAGAAATACACAGGGGCCGGATGTAATGCCTGCAATAGTTTGTCTAGTTTGGGGGCGTGCCTTGATTGTAGAATAACATTATGTGATAG TGGAGGGCACGTGGTGGAGCATATCCAAACACACCCTTCCCATACCAAGTACTACTCTTTCAAGCTCAACCGTCTT gtTAAATGCTGTAAATCAAGTTGTAAGGTGACTGATATAAAGGATCTTCTTGCTTGTCACTTTTGCTTCGATAAAGCATTCGACAAGTTTTATGACATGTACAACGCAACCTG GAAAGCAGCAGGAATTTCTATCATCGCTGGCTCCATTTGTTGTGAAGATCACTTTGCTTG GCATCGGATGAATTGCTTGAATGCGGGTGTGGAAGATAGTGCCTATATTTTTAAAAAGCACAACATGCACATGGGGAGTCAGAAGCGATCTCAGTTGAGTGATTTCATATTCTAA
- the LOC111892893 gene encoding uncharacterized protein LOC111892893 isoform X2 has translation MGTRTNFYKNPSFTYNKDFDLNSVLQNLKAYNAATGNPTTPDDESASSKGKGPLQSNRCKRRRISPSMAKRHEIEESDGPMSHHDYIQKIRKEANSIEAFEELTNKVRVRVRVWPLVDDWCWGDASSDFSEREETMDPLPESAGNINSGNDVITERRSQRFPIPGEPVCVVCGKYGEYICDETDDDICSMDCKAELLDNLKNSQGPPTPSNQILVKGPKFQLQVSETDTWDFNRHRWSTKRSILSSYQCWKCKKAGHLAEDCLVIMESNPQSLSSAHQASSVIPKDLLELYKRCHKMGKKYTGAGCNACNSLSSLGACLDCRITLCDSGGHVVEHIQTHPSHTKYYSFKLNRLVKCCKSSCKVTDIKDLLACHFCFDKAFDKFYDMYNATWKAAGISIIAGSICCEDHFAWHRMNCLNAGVEDSAYIFKKHNMHMGSQKRSQLSDFIF, from the exons ATGGGAACGAGAACAAACTTCTACAAGAACCCTTCTTTTACATATAACAAAGATTTCGACCTCAACTCAGTTCTTCAAAATCTAAAAG CTTATAATGCTGCCACCGGAAATCCAACTACGCCGGATGATGAATCGGCCTCCAGTAAGGGAAAAGGCCCCTTACAATCTAACCGCTGCAAGCGGCGGAGGATTTCACCTTCCATGGCTAAAAGACACGAAATTGAAGAAAGTGATGGACCCATGTCTCACCATGATTATATTCAGAAAATTAG GAAAGAAGCTAATTCGATTGAAGCCTTTGAGGAATTAACTAATAAAGT GCGGGTGAGGGTGAGGGTTTGGCCTCTGGTGGACGATTGGTGTTGGG gtgATGCAAGTAGTGATTTCTCAGAAAGAGAAGAAACCATGGATCCTCTTCCTGAAAGTGCTG GAAATATAAACAGTGGCAATGACGTAATAACAGAAAGAAGGTCACAGCGGTTTCCTATTCCTGGAGAGCCTGTATGTGTGGTGTGTGGCAAATATGGGGAATATATATGTGATGAG ACTGATGATGATATCTGCAGCATGGATTGCAAAGCTGAGCTTTTGGACAATCTAAAAAATTCTCAG GGGCCTCCAACTCCAAGCAACCAAATATTAGTTAAGGGACCTAAATTTCAATTGCAAGTTTCTGAAACTGACACTTGGGATTTCAACCGTCATCGCTGGTCAACAAAGAGATCTATTCTATCTTCATATCAATG ttggaaatgtaaaaaAGCCGGTCATCTTGCTGAAGATTGTTTAGTCATCATGGAATCAAATCCTCAATCTTTATCCTCTGCTCATCAG GCATCAAGTGTTATACCTAAGGATCTTCTTGAACTATATAAaag ATGCCACAAAATGGGGAAGAAATACACAGGGGCCGGATGTAATGCCTGCAATAGTTTGTCTAGTTTGGGGGCGTGCCTTGATTGTAGAATAACATTATGTGATAG TGGAGGGCACGTGGTGGAGCATATCCAAACACACCCTTCCCATACCAAGTACTACTCTTTCAAGCTCAACCGTCTT gtTAAATGCTGTAAATCAAGTTGTAAGGTGACTGATATAAAGGATCTTCTTGCTTGTCACTTTTGCTTCGATAAAGCATTCGACAAGTTTTATGACATGTACAACGCAACCTG GAAAGCAGCAGGAATTTCTATCATCGCTGGCTCCATTTGTTGTGAAGATCACTTTGCTTG GCATCGGATGAATTGCTTGAATGCGGGTGTGGAAGATAGTGCCTATATTTTTAAAAAGCACAACATGCACATGGGGAGTCAGAAGCGATCTCAGTTGAGTGATTTCATATTCTAA
- the LOC111892893 gene encoding uncharacterized protein LOC111892893 isoform X3, with protein MGTRTNFYKNPSFTYNKDFDLNSVLQNLKAYNAATGNPTTPDDESASSKGKGPLQSNRCKRRRISPSMAKRHEIEESDGPMSHHDYIQKIRKEANSIEAFEELTNKVLAGEGEGLASGGRLVLGYDSDASSDFSEREETMDPLPESAGNINSGNDVITERRSQRFPIPGEPVCVVCGKYGEYICDETDDDICSMDCKAELLDNLKNSQGPPTPSNQILVKGPKFQLQVSETDTWDFNRHRWSTKRSILSSYQCWKCKKAGHLAEDCLVIMESNPQSLSSAHQASSVIPKDLLELYKRCHKMGKKYTGAGCNACNSLSSLGACLDCRITLCDSGGHVVEHIQTHPSHTKYYSFKLNRLVKCCKSSCKVTDIKDLLACHFCFDKAFDKFYDMYNATWKAAGISIIAGSICCEDHFA; from the exons ATGGGAACGAGAACAAACTTCTACAAGAACCCTTCTTTTACATATAACAAAGATTTCGACCTCAACTCAGTTCTTCAAAATCTAAAAG CTTATAATGCTGCCACCGGAAATCCAACTACGCCGGATGATGAATCGGCCTCCAGTAAGGGAAAAGGCCCCTTACAATCTAACCGCTGCAAGCGGCGGAGGATTTCACCTTCCATGGCTAAAAGACACGAAATTGAAGAAAGTGATGGACCCATGTCTCACCATGATTATATTCAGAAAATTAG GAAAGAAGCTAATTCGATTGAAGCCTTTGAGGAATTAACTAATAAAGTGTTG GCGGGTGAGGGTGAGGGTTTGGCCTCTGGTGGACGATTGGTGTTGGGGTATGACA gtgATGCAAGTAGTGATTTCTCAGAAAGAGAAGAAACCATGGATCCTCTTCCTGAAAGTGCTG GAAATATAAACAGTGGCAATGACGTAATAACAGAAAGAAGGTCACAGCGGTTTCCTATTCCTGGAGAGCCTGTATGTGTGGTGTGTGGCAAATATGGGGAATATATATGTGATGAG ACTGATGATGATATCTGCAGCATGGATTGCAAAGCTGAGCTTTTGGACAATCTAAAAAATTCTCAG GGGCCTCCAACTCCAAGCAACCAAATATTAGTTAAGGGACCTAAATTTCAATTGCAAGTTTCTGAAACTGACACTTGGGATTTCAACCGTCATCGCTGGTCAACAAAGAGATCTATTCTATCTTCATATCAATG ttggaaatgtaaaaaAGCCGGTCATCTTGCTGAAGATTGTTTAGTCATCATGGAATCAAATCCTCAATCTTTATCCTCTGCTCATCAG GCATCAAGTGTTATACCTAAGGATCTTCTTGAACTATATAAaag ATGCCACAAAATGGGGAAGAAATACACAGGGGCCGGATGTAATGCCTGCAATAGTTTGTCTAGTTTGGGGGCGTGCCTTGATTGTAGAATAACATTATGTGATAG TGGAGGGCACGTGGTGGAGCATATCCAAACACACCCTTCCCATACCAAGTACTACTCTTTCAAGCTCAACCGTCTT gtTAAATGCTGTAAATCAAGTTGTAAGGTGACTGATATAAAGGATCTTCTTGCTTGTCACTTTTGCTTCGATAAAGCATTCGACAAGTTTTATGACATGTACAACGCAACCTG GAAAGCAGCAGGAATTTCTATCATCGCTGGCTCCATTTGTTGTGAAGATCACTTTGCTTG a
- the LOC111892893 gene encoding uncharacterized protein LOC111892893 isoform X4: MGTRTNFYKNPSFTYNKDFDLNSVLQNLKAYNAATGNPTTPDDESASSKGKGPLQSNRCKRRRISPSMAKRHEIEESDGPMSHHDYIQKIRKEANSIEAFEELTNKVLAGEGEGLASGGRLVLGYDSDASSDFSEREETMDPLPESAGNINSGNDVITERRSQRFPIPGEPVCVVCGKYGEYICDETDDDICSMDCKAELLDNLKNSQGPPTPSNQILVKGPKFQLQVSETDTWDFNRHRWSTKRSILSSYQCWKCKKAGHLAEDCLVIMESNPQSLSSAHQASSVIPKDLLELYKRCHKMGKKYTGAGCNACNSLSSLGACLDCRITLCDSGGHVVEHIQTHPSHTKYYSFKLNRLIYMYV; the protein is encoded by the exons ATGGGAACGAGAACAAACTTCTACAAGAACCCTTCTTTTACATATAACAAAGATTTCGACCTCAACTCAGTTCTTCAAAATCTAAAAG CTTATAATGCTGCCACCGGAAATCCAACTACGCCGGATGATGAATCGGCCTCCAGTAAGGGAAAAGGCCCCTTACAATCTAACCGCTGCAAGCGGCGGAGGATTTCACCTTCCATGGCTAAAAGACACGAAATTGAAGAAAGTGATGGACCCATGTCTCACCATGATTATATTCAGAAAATTAG GAAAGAAGCTAATTCGATTGAAGCCTTTGAGGAATTAACTAATAAAGTGTTG GCGGGTGAGGGTGAGGGTTTGGCCTCTGGTGGACGATTGGTGTTGGGGTATGACA gtgATGCAAGTAGTGATTTCTCAGAAAGAGAAGAAACCATGGATCCTCTTCCTGAAAGTGCTG GAAATATAAACAGTGGCAATGACGTAATAACAGAAAGAAGGTCACAGCGGTTTCCTATTCCTGGAGAGCCTGTATGTGTGGTGTGTGGCAAATATGGGGAATATATATGTGATGAG ACTGATGATGATATCTGCAGCATGGATTGCAAAGCTGAGCTTTTGGACAATCTAAAAAATTCTCAG GGGCCTCCAACTCCAAGCAACCAAATATTAGTTAAGGGACCTAAATTTCAATTGCAAGTTTCTGAAACTGACACTTGGGATTTCAACCGTCATCGCTGGTCAACAAAGAGATCTATTCTATCTTCATATCAATG ttggaaatgtaaaaaAGCCGGTCATCTTGCTGAAGATTGTTTAGTCATCATGGAATCAAATCCTCAATCTTTATCCTCTGCTCATCAG GCATCAAGTGTTATACCTAAGGATCTTCTTGAACTATATAAaag ATGCCACAAAATGGGGAAGAAATACACAGGGGCCGGATGTAATGCCTGCAATAGTTTGTCTAGTTTGGGGGCGTGCCTTGATTGTAGAATAACATTATGTGATAG TGGAGGGCACGTGGTGGAGCATATCCAAACACACCCTTCCCATACCAAGTACTACTCTTTCAAGCTCAACCGTCTT atatatatgtatgtataa